From bacterium, a single genomic window includes:
- a CDS encoding nucleotidyl transferase AbiEii/AbiGii toxin family protein: MEHLIEHKKYYSSDVEREILLSLITNSSIESSFFLTGGTALSLFYLQHRLSDDLDFFTIDSTQNLSDIDFWIKRMWLQDCVKIKESPNFLSYLIKGTKVDFVIDLLSNKEDRPIILFENRHHLLVDTINNIVSNKFCAIVSRIEPKDFIDFYFIKKVLLPKIDIEDIYNNAKFPFSATLQ, encoded by the coding sequence ATGGAACATCTTATAGAACATAAAAAATACTATTCATCAGATGTAGAGAGGGAGATTTTACTTTCTCTTATTACCAATTCAAGCATAGAGAGCTCCTTTTTTCTCACCGGCGGCACAGCACTTTCTCTATTTTATCTGCAACATAGGTTATCCGATGACCTTGATTTCTTTACCATAGATTCCACCCAAAACCTTAGTGATATAGATTTCTGGATAAAGAGGATGTGGCTACAAGACTGTGTTAAGATTAAAGAAAGCCCCAATTTTCTCTCCTATCTTATCAAGGGAACAAAGGTTGATTTTGTTATTGATTTACTTTCAAACAAGGAAGATAGACCGATAATTTTATTTGAGAATAGACATCATCTTTTAGTAGATACCATCAACAATATTGTTTCCAATAAATTTTGTGCCATCGTAAGTAGAATAGAACCTAAAGACTTTATTGATTTCTATTTTATCAAAAAGGTGCTTTTACCAAAGATAGATATAGAAGATATATACAATAATGCCAAATTCCCATTTTCCGCTACCTTGCAATAG